A window of the Narcine bancroftii isolate sNarBan1 chromosome 4, sNarBan1.hap1, whole genome shotgun sequence genome harbors these coding sequences:
- the tmem119b gene encoding transmembrane protein 119b isoform X2, with amino-acid sequence MWKSTMAIWLFLWQLVLVCICLNMAKSLPIPNITALSSAEASGSSEIEVTSTAMLFSTMRNSTNVDSINVNFTSISMDFTSTPHIISSKHPITGTVIMAFIKQYMVFVIIGFAMVLLLIIGCTVVIMKQSKGSSYYPASYPTRKYVDEQDKKGSSKNFEEVTGVVSDEPKEDTVNSSEQLQVDILSATHNLKKKAPSIGEEKQEIDAAGNGGSHQMVGQEGRNSTATREDGPVTNNLENNFAKAPEEDWKRRKEGNGNRKNEEEEEKDKDLETGVPGISLKQEPSSDMRSKSLQTACEPQANAAEDQSQVLDKFCWCLYQPDLLPLLPILQEISELHNIA; translated from the exons ATGTGGAAGTCAACAATGGCCATTTGGTTGTTCTTATGGCAGCTAGTCCTTGTATGCATATGCCTAAATATGGCCAAATCCCTCCCTATTCCAAATATAACAGCATTGTCTTCTGCAGAAGCATCTGGTAGTTCTGAAATTGAAGTCACAAGTACAGCAATGTTGTTTTCTACCATGAGAAACTCAACAAATGTTGACAGCATCAATGTTAATTTCACCTCCATCAGTATGGACTTCACTTCCACCCCTCACATCATCTCTTCAAAGCACCCCATCACTGGTACAGTCATAATGGCATTTATAAAGCAGTACATGGTCTTCGTCATCATTGGATTTGCTATGGTCCTGCTGCTTATCATTGGGTGCACTGTGGTAATTATGAAGCAAAGCAAGGGTTCATCTTATTATCCAGCCTCTTACCCTACAAGAAAGTATGTGGATGAGCAAGACAAAAAGGGTTCCAGCAAAAACTTTGAGGAAGTCACTGGGGTGGTCAGTGATGAGCCCAAGGAGGATACGGTCAACTCTTCTGAGCAGCTGCAAGTTGACATCCTCTCTGCGACCCACAACCTCAAAAAGAAGGCACCGTCCATAGGAGAGGAGAAGCAAGAGATTGAtgcagcaggaaatggagggtCCCACCAGATGGTAGGTCAGGAGGGAAGGAATAGTACAGCAACAAGGGAGGATGGCCCAGTGACCAACAACCTGGAGAAtaattttgcaaaggcacctgaaGAAGATTggaagagaaggaaggaaggaaatggaaacaggaaaaatgaggaggaggaggaaaaggaTAAGGACCTGGAAACTGGAGTCCCAGGCATCAGCTTAAAGCAGGAACCTTCCAGTGATATGAGGAGCAAGTCTCTCCAGACTGCTTGTGAACCACAAGCGAATGCAGCTGAAGACCAGTCACAGGTTTTAGACAAG TTCTGTTGGTGCCTCTACCAGCCTGACCTCCTACCTTTGCTGCCCATTCTGCAAGAGATCTCTGAACTGCACAATATTGCTTGA
- the tmem119b gene encoding transmembrane protein 119b isoform X1, translating into MWKSTMAIWLFLWQLVLVCICLNMAKSLPIPNITALSSAEASGSSEIEVTSTAMLFSTMRNSTNVDSINVNFTSISMDFTSTPHIISSKHPITGTVIMAFIKQYMVFVIIGFAMVLLLIIGCTVVIMKQSKGSSYYPASYPTRKYVDEQDKKGSSKNFEEVTGVVSDEPKEDTVNSSEQLQVDILSATHNLKKKAPSIGEEKQEIDAAGNGGSHQMVGQEGRNSTATREDGPVTNNLENNFAKAPEEDWKRRKEGNGNRKNEEEEEKDKDLETGVPGISLKQEPSSDMRSKSLQTACEPQANAAEDQSQVLDKVDRANSQEQKEVGMTQPDLNGAFCVAEPCVDHSNDLEDIPLITKPNGAPSDRAF; encoded by the coding sequence ATGTGGAAGTCAACAATGGCCATTTGGTTGTTCTTATGGCAGCTAGTCCTTGTATGCATATGCCTAAATATGGCCAAATCCCTCCCTATTCCAAATATAACAGCATTGTCTTCTGCAGAAGCATCTGGTAGTTCTGAAATTGAAGTCACAAGTACAGCAATGTTGTTTTCTACCATGAGAAACTCAACAAATGTTGACAGCATCAATGTTAATTTCACCTCCATCAGTATGGACTTCACTTCCACCCCTCACATCATCTCTTCAAAGCACCCCATCACTGGTACAGTCATAATGGCATTTATAAAGCAGTACATGGTCTTCGTCATCATTGGATTTGCTATGGTCCTGCTGCTTATCATTGGGTGCACTGTGGTAATTATGAAGCAAAGCAAGGGTTCATCTTATTATCCAGCCTCTTACCCTACAAGAAAGTATGTGGATGAGCAAGACAAAAAGGGTTCCAGCAAAAACTTTGAGGAAGTCACTGGGGTGGTCAGTGATGAGCCCAAGGAGGATACGGTCAACTCTTCTGAGCAGCTGCAAGTTGACATCCTCTCTGCGACCCACAACCTCAAAAAGAAGGCACCGTCCATAGGAGAGGAGAAGCAAGAGATTGAtgcagcaggaaatggagggtCCCACCAGATGGTAGGTCAGGAGGGAAGGAATAGTACAGCAACAAGGGAGGATGGCCCAGTGACCAACAACCTGGAGAAtaattttgcaaaggcacctgaaGAAGATTggaagagaaggaaggaaggaaatggaaacaggaaaaatgaggaggaggaggaaaaggaTAAGGACCTGGAAACTGGAGTCCCAGGCATCAGCTTAAAGCAGGAACCTTCCAGTGATATGAGGAGCAAGTCTCTCCAGACTGCTTGTGAACCACAAGCGAATGCAGCTGAAGACCAGTCACAGGTTTTAGACAAGGTAGACAGAGCAAACAGCCAGGAGCAAAAGGAAGTTGGCATGACCCAACCAGATTTAAATGGAGCATTTTGTGTTGCTGAGCCCTGTGTGGATCATTCAAATGAtttagaggacatcccactgaTAACAAAGCCCAATGGTGCACCCAGTGACAGGGCTTTTTAA